The Streptomyces sp. NBC_01268 genome segment GCCGCCGTCGTGAAGGACAACTCGACGGCCGACTTCAAGGTGAAGCCGTCCGACGTCCCCGCCGACGCCGTCACGTCCTCCGGCTCGGGTCTGGACCCGCACGTCTCTCCGGAGTACGCGAAGCTCCAGGTCCACCGGGTCGCCGAGCTGAACCACCTGGACGTCGCCGCCGTCGAGAAGTTGGTCGCCGACCACACCGACGACCGCATCCTCGGTTTCATCGGCGAGCCCCGTGTCAACGTCCTCCAGCTCAACATCGCGCTGAAGACGCTTGTGGCGGCCAAGGGCTGATGGCCTTACGCCCGACGCAAGGGAGCCGGCAGTCCGGGAACGTCCCGGCTGCCGGCTCCCGACGCGCATCCGACGCCATGCTCAAACGAAAGGCAGTACGCCGATGACCCGGGTCCTGGTCGTCGAGGACGACGCGCAGCTCGCGCGCGCTCTGACGATCAACCTCAAAGCACGCAAGTACGACGTGGACGCGGCCCACGACGCCGCCGCCGCGCTCCGGCTCGCGGCCACCGAGCCACCGGACGTGATCCTCCTGGATCTCGGGTTGCCCGACATGGACGGCATCGACCTCATCCGGGCGCTGCGAGGCTGGAACCGGGCCCCGGTGCTCGTGCTCTCCGCCCGCAGCGGGTCCGAGGACAAGATCCGGGCCCTCGATGCGGGTGCGGACGACTACATGACCAAGCCCTTCAGCATGGACGAACTGCTCGCCCGGCTGAGGGCGGCTACCCGCCGGATCGAGGAGTCGCCCGCGCAGGCGCGGCCGAGTACCGGAGCGGCGGCCGCGCTGGTCACGACCGACGAGTTCACGGTCGATCTCGTGGCGAAGAAGGTACGCCGCGGTGACCGCGACGTCCGGCTCACCCCGACGGAGTGGCACCTGCTGGAGATCCTCATCTGTAACCCCGGCGTCCTCGTCAGCCAGCAGCGCCTCCTCAAGGAGGTGTGGGGGCCGAGCTACAGCAGCAAGACCAACTATTTGAGGGTCTACATGGCGCAGCTGCGTCGCAAACTGGAGGCGGACCCGTCACACCCCCGCTATCTGATCACCGAGCCCGGCATGGGATACCGCTTCGAGGCGTGACGTCCCGCCCGCTCGGCCACACGCTCTGTCCGACATCGACGAGAAACGAAACCATGGGACGCGGAAAACTCCGTATCTACCTCGGCGCGGCACCGGGCGTCGGCAAGACGTACTCGATGCTCTCGGAGGCCCACCGGCGGGTCGAGCGCGGCACCGACTGCGTCGTCGCCTTCGTCGAGCACCACCACAGGCCGCGCACGGAGGTGATGCTGCACGGCCTGGAGACGATGCCGCGTACGGAGATCGCCTACCGGGACACGGTGTTCACCGAGATGGACGTGGACGCGGTGCTGGCCAGGAAGCCCGCCGTCGCGCTCGTGGACGAGCTGGCCCACACCAACATCCCCGGCTCCCGCAACGCCAAGCGCTGGCAGGACGTCGAGGAGCTGCTCGCCGCCGGCATCGACGTGATCTCCACGGTCAACATCCAGCACCTGGAGTCCCTCGGCGACGTCGTCGAGTCGATCACGGGGGTGCGGCAGCGGGAGACCGTCCCCGACGAGGTGGTACGCCGCGCCGACCAGATAGAACTGGTCGACATGTCGCCCCAGGCGCTGCGGCGGCGGATGGCGCACGGCAACGTCTACAAGCCGGACAAGGTCGACGCGGCCCTGTCCAACTACTTCCGCCCCGGCAACCTCACCGCCCTGCGCGAACTGGCGCTGCTGTGGACCGCCGACCGGGTCGACGAATACCTCCAGGAGTACCGCACCGAACACCGGGTCTCGAAGATCTGGGGCTCCCGCGAGCGGATCGTCGTCGGTCTCACCGGAGGACCCGAGGGCCGCACCCTCATCCGCCGCGCCGCCCGACTGGCCGAGAAGGGCGCCGGAGGCGAGGTCCTCGCCGTCTACATCGCGCGCAGCGACGGACTCACCTCTGCCTCGCCGAAGGAACTGGCCGTCCAGCGGACCCTCGTCGAGGACCTGGGCGGCACGTTCCACCACGTCATCGGCGACGACATCTCCACCGGACTCCTGGAGTTCGCGCGTGGGGTCAACGCCACCCAGATCGTCCTGGGCGTCAGCCGCCGCCGCTCCTGGCAGTACGCCTTCAGCCCCGGTGTCAGCGCCACGGTCGCCCGCGAGTCGGGGCCCGACCTCGACGTCCACATCGTCACCCACGACGAGGCGGCGAAGGGCCGCGGCCTGCCCGTGGCGCGTCGCGCGAAGCTGGGACGGTCCCGCACGATCTGGGGCTGGCTCGTCGGCCTCGCAGGACCGGTGCTCCTCACCCTGCTGCTCAGCAGCACCCTCCCGGACGTAGGCCTCGCCAACGACG includes the following:
- a CDS encoding response regulator, which produces MTRVLVVEDDAQLARALTINLKARKYDVDAAHDAAAALRLAATEPPDVILLDLGLPDMDGIDLIRALRGWNRAPVLVLSARSGSEDKIRALDAGADDYMTKPFSMDELLARLRAATRRIEESPAQARPSTGAAAALVTTDEFTVDLVAKKVRRGDRDVRLTPTEWHLLEILICNPGVLVSQQRLLKEVWGPSYSSKTNYLRVYMAQLRRKLEADPSHPRYLITEPGMGYRFEA